Proteins encoded together in one Lathyrus oleraceus cultivar Zhongwan6 chromosome 5, CAAS_Psat_ZW6_1.0, whole genome shotgun sequence window:
- the LOC127086049 gene encoding 21 kDa protein: protein MATMVSLLFLLITLVSIATSTPTNFIKSSCSTTQYPTLCVESLSVYASKIQQDPHQLVQTALSLSLNRTQTTKAFVRKCKYFKNLKPRVYAAIHDCVEVISDGVDRLGSSLNELKLCKINGQDFNWHISNVETWVSSALTDGSTCSDGFGGKALDGRIKTSIRSRMVDVAKVTSNALALINQYAANH, encoded by the coding sequence ATGGCAACCATGGTTTCCCTTCTTTTCCTTCTAATAACTCTTGTCTCTATAGCAACATCAACACCAACAAACTTCATCAAATCCTCATGTAGCACAACACAATATCCAACACTTTGTGTTGAATCTCTCTCTGTCTATGCATCAAAAATCCAACAAGATCCACACCAATTAGTCCAAACAGCTTTATCACTTAGTCTCAACAGAACTCAAACCACGAAAGCCTTTGTAAGAAAGTGCAAATATTTTAAGAATCTTAAACCAAGAGTATATGCTGCAATTCATGATTGTGTTGAAGTAATTAGTGATGGTGTTGATAGGCTTGGCAGTTCATTGAACGAGCTTAAACTTTGCAAGATCAACGGTCAAGATTTCAATTGGCATATAAGTAATGTTGAGACATGGGTTAGCTCAGCTTTGACTGATGGAAGCACTTGTAGTGATGGGTTTGGTGGAAAAGCACTTGATGGAAGAATCAAAACCTCCATTAGATCTAGAATGGTGGATGTTGCTAAAGTTACTAGTAATGCTCTTGCACTTATTAATCAATATGCTGCTAATCACTAG
- the LOC127086050 gene encoding 21 kDa protein: MFSFYQISTFKTNMAKFTLLFLLLTLLSMATSTPTPTSFIKSSCSTTPYPTLCLESLSVYATIIQQDPHQLAETALSLSLNKTQTTKGFVTMCNTFKNLKQREYAALRDCAEEISDSVDRLSRSLKELKLCKINGQDFNWHISNVETWVSSALTDETTCGDGFGGKSLDGIIKASIRSRMANIAQFTSNALSLINQYAANHMEEIKH, encoded by the coding sequence ATGTTTTCTTTCTACCAAATATCAACCTTCAAAACCAACATGGCGAAGTTTACCCTTCTGTTCCTTCTCCTAACTCTACTCTCAATGGCAACATCAACACCAACACCAACAAGTTTCATCAAATCCTCATGTAGCACAACACCATACCCAACACTTTGTCTTGAATCTCTTTCTGTCTATGCAACAATAATCCAACAAGATCCACACCAATTAGCCGAAACAGCTTTATCACTTAGCCTCAACAAAACTCAAACCACAAAAGGCTTTGTTACAATGTGCAATACCTTCAAAAATCTTAAACAAAGAGAATATGCTGCTCTTCGTGATTGTGCTGAAGAAATCAGTGATAGTGTTGATAGGCTTAGCCGTTCATTAAAAGAGCTTAAACTTTGCAAGATCAATGGTCAAGATTTCAATTGGCATATAAGCAATGTGGAGACATGGGTTAGCTCAGCTTTGACTGATGAAACCACTTGTGGAGATGGATTTGGTGGAAAATCACTTGATGGAATAATCAAAGCCTCTATTAGATCTAGAATGGCTAATATTGCTCAATTTACTAGTAATGCTCTTTCACTCATTAATCAATATGCTGCTAATCACATGGAAGAAATTAAACATTAG